GGGGTCCGGTGGCTGGGCTCCGGAGGGGCCGCACCGCTCCCGAAGGCTCCCGACCATCCGGGAGCCCTGCGCCTCGGTCCGGGCTGGCACGCCTGGGGCGAGCTGAGCGGGCGGACGGAGGGGTGCTCCGCCGTGGTCCTGGCACCGGGGGCGAGGCTGACCCCGGAGGCCCGGGAACGGCTTCGGGTTCGGGGCATCCCGGTTCGGGAGGAGGGGACGGGATGGCGTTGATCCATCGGCTGATCCAGGCGCCCTCGGAGACCACCCGGGCCATGCTGGCCCGGCGCATGGGCCTCCGGAAGGACGAGGCCGTCCCCGGCCCCTGGGGAGCGGTGCTGCTGGTACAGGGGCAGGTGGCGGACCTCTTCGCCGCCGTGGACGTGGGCGCCAAGGCGGCCCCCGTTTCGGTCCGGGAGGTGTGGGGCAACTGCCCCCAGCACCTCAACACCGTGGCCTTCTGGGGGACGGCGGCGGACGTGCGGCAGGTCCTGTCCGCCCTGAAGAACGAGGGGGTGCTGGCGTGAAGCTTGCCAAGGTGGTGGGTTCGGTGGTGGCCACCCGGAAGGACGAACGTCTGGTGGGCCACAAGCTCCTGGTGGTGCAGACCCTCATGCCCGGACGGGAGGGTACCTATCGCCCCGGGCGGGACGAGGTGGGGTTCGCCGTGGCGGTGGACCTGGTGGGGGCGGGGACGGGGGAGACGGTGCTCCTCTGCTCCGGCAGCTCCGCCCGGAGCGCCGCGGGGGACCTGTCCTCCCCGGTGGACCTGGCCATCGTGGGCATCGTGGACCGATCGGACGTGGACGACCGGGAGGTGCTCTAGGTGGGGCGCCTCTACACCCGAGGGGGGGACGGGGGCCTGACCCGGCTGGGGGACGGCACGGCGGTGCCCAAGGACCACCGAAGGGTGGAGACCAGCGGCCTGCTGGATCAGGCGGGAGCCGCCCTGGGCCTGGCCCGGTCCCTGGCGCCCGAGGCCCTGGAAGAACCCATCCGGCGGGCCCAGGAGGACCTGATGGCCCTCATGGCCCGGATCTCCCGGGCCCGCCCCGACGGCCCCATCCCCTCCCCGGAGGAGCTGGAGGCCCGCATCGAGGCGATCCGTTCCCTCTGTCCCTTCCCGGACCTGTTCGTCCTCCCCGGGGACAGCCCCTCGGGAGGGGCGCTCCACCTGGCCCGCACCCTGGTGCGGGGGGCGGAGCGGCAGGCCGTGGCCCTGGCACGGGAGGAGGGGGCGGACGAGGGGGTGCTGGCCGCCCTGAACCGCACCTCCGACCTGCTCTTCGCCCTGGCCCTGTGGGCGGACCGGGAGGAGCGGGTGGGGCGCATCGCCCGCCGGGTGATGCAGGAGCTTCGGGAGGATCCGCCCCGGTGCGGGGTGGGGCTGGAGGAGGCCAAGGATCTGATCGAGGTCATGGAGGGGAAGGCCCGGGAGGTGGGGGTCCCCATGGCCCTGGCGGTGACGGACGAGACGGGGGCCCTGGCGGCCTTCCTGCGCCAGGACGGGGTGTTGCCGGTGAGCGTGGACCTGGCCCGCCAGAAGGCCTTCACCTGCACCCGGATCCGGATGAGCACCGGGGAGCTGGCCCCCCTGGTGCAGCCCGGGGCGGCTCTCTATGGCATGCAGAACCAGCGGGATTTCGTGGTCTTCGGCGGGGGCATCCCCCTCTGGCGGGGGGAGGTCCTGGCGGGGGCCGTGGGGGTCAGCGGCGGGACGGTGGAACAGGACGTGACGGTGGCCGGTGCGGGGGCGGAAGCCTGGAAGAGACGAGGGAGGTAGGTGGTTCCCATGGCGATGGCAAAGGAGCAGCTCATCGAAAACGTGGTGGGTCGGGTCCTCTCCCTCCTGGGAGAGGAGGGGGTTTCTTCCTGCGGCTACGAGAAGGTGGACGAGGCGGTGGCCGCTGCGGGGGCGGCCCAGAAGGCCTGGCAGTGGGACTTCTCCCTGGAGGCCCGGATGCGGGTGGTGGACCGCCTGCGCCGGGACCTGCTGGAGGGGGACGTGATCCGGGAGGTGTCCGCCCTGACCCTGGAGGAGACGGGCATGGGGCGGCTGGACGACAAGCTGATCAAAAAGCGCCTGGCCGTGGAGAAGACCCCGGGGCCGGAGTTCTTCGCCACCAAGGCCACCAGCGGGGACCACGGCCTGGTGCTGGAGGAGCTGTCCCCCTTCGGGGTCATCGCCTCCATCACCCCCTCCACCAACCCGGTGGCCTCGGTGTTCAACAACACCCTCTGCATGATCTCCGGGGGCAACGGGGTGGTCTTCGCCCCCCACCCCGGGGCAGTGAAGTCCACCCTGAGGGCGCTGGAGTACGTGACCCGCTCCCTGGAGGCCAGCGGCGCCCCCTCGGGCCTGGTGACCACCCTCACCCAGCCCAGCATGGAGAACCTGGGGCTCCTCATGGAGCACCGGGGCATCCAGCTCATCTCTGCCACCGGAGGCCCCGGGGTGGTGAAGGCCGCCCTCTCCTCCGGCAAGCCCGCCGTGGGGGCGGGTCCCGGCAACCCCCCGGTGGTGGTGGACGAGACGGCGGACCTGCGGGCCGCCGCCCGGGACGTGATCCTGGGCTGCTCCTTCGACAACAACCTGCCCTGCATCGCCGAGAAGGAACTCTTCGCGGTAAACTGCATCGCCGACGAGCTGAAGAAGCACATGCTGGAGAGCGGGGCCTTCGAGCTGAAGGACCCGAAGGACGTGGGGAAGCTGATGGAGCTGACCCTGCGGGGAGGCGCCCCCAACAAGGCCTGCGTGGGCAAGTCCGCCCCTTGGCTGCTGGAGCAGATCGGCCTGAAGGTGGGGGGGGACGTGCGGGTGATCCTGGTGGAGACCCCGGAGGACCACCCCTTCGTGCAGGTGGAGATGCTCATGCCCCTGCTGCCCCTGGTGCGGGTGGCGGACTTCGACGAGGCCCTGGCGGCGTCCCTGCGGGCGGAGCACGGTTTCCGGCACAGCGCCGCCATCCACAGCACCCACGTGGTCCACATGAGCCGCATGGCCCGGGCCATGGAGACCACCATCTTCACCAAGAACGCCCCCTCCTATGCCTCCATCGGCGTGGGGGGCGACTGCCCCACCGCCTTCACCATCGCCACCACCACCGGCCAGGGACCCACCACCCCCCTGTCCTTCTGCCGCACCCGGCGCTGCCTGCTCCACGGGGCGTTCCGGATCGTCTAGGGGATCTCCCATGGAGCGGGGGGAACTGGCCCGAAGGGTCTTCGAGGCGGGGGTGGTGGGCGCGGGGGGCGCGGGCTTCCCCACCCACGTGAAGCTCGCCGCGGAGGGCATCGACACCTACCTGATCAACGGGGCGGAGTGCGAACCCCTCCTCACGGTGGACCAGCACCTCATGGAGGCGGAGGCCCCCCGGCTGGTGCGGGCCGCCGCCTCCGTGGCGGAGGCCTTGGGGGCGACCCGGGCGGTCTTTGGCCTCAAGAAGAAGTACCGACGGCAGATCGACGCCCTCCGGGCCGCCGGGGGGGAGGTGGCGGAGGTGGGGAACACCTACCCCGCGGGGGACGAGGTGATCCTCATCCAGGAGGTCCTGGGCCGCACGGTCCCCGAGGGGGGGCTGCCCCTCCTGGTGGGGGCGGTGGTGAACAACCCCGAGACCCTGCTGAACGTGGCGGAGGCCCTGGAGGGCCGACCGGTGACCCACACCTACGTCACCCTGGGGGGCGCGGTGGCGTCCCGGGGGGTCTGGCGGGTCCCCGTGGGGACCGACGGGGCGGAGCTTCTGGCCGCCGCAGGGGGTGTCACGGAGGACGACCCGGCGTACATCGAGGGAGGCCCCATGACGGGCAAATACCGCTTCGACCCCCACTTTCCCGTCACCAAGGCCACCAAGGGACTTCTGGTGGTGCCCCGCACCTCCGCCCTGGTGCGCTATGAGACCCTGGACGTGGAGCGCATGCTGAACCAGGCCCGGGTGGCCTGCTGTCAGTGCGTCCAGTGCACCCTGGCCTGCTCCCGCAACCTGGTGGGCTACGACCTGGAACCCCACCGGATCATGCGCCTGCTGGCCTACGGCCCCATGGGACTGCCGGAGGTGGCCAAGCAGGCCTTCCTCTGCTCGGAGTGCAACCTCTGCAGCGGCCTCCACGCCTGCCCCATGCAGCTCTCCCCTCGACGGGTGAACCAGGTCCTCAAGGCCCGGATGCGGGAGGCGGGGATCCGGCCCGACTTTCCGAGGCGGGAGATCGAACCCCGACGGGAGCAGCCCTACCGACAGGTGCCCAGCCACCGTCTGGTGCAGCGCCTGGGGCTGGAGCGCTACGAGGGACCCTCCCCCTTCCGGGGAGACCTGCGCCCCTCCGGGGACCTGACGGTCCTCCTGAAGCAGCACGCCGGGGTCCCGGCGGTTCCCTGCGTGGCTCCGGGCCAGGTCCTGGAGGCGGGGGCCCTGCTGGGCTCTCCCCCCGAGGGGGCCCTGGGGGCCCGGGTGCACGCCCCCCTGGGGGGCCAGGTGGTCCGGGTGACCCCCGAGGCCGTGATTCTACGACCCGCCGCGGCGGGACAGGAAGGGTGAGACCCTCATGGACAAGGCGCTGGCGGTGGTGGAGCTGATCAGCGTGGCCCGGGGCGTGGCGGCGGCGGACGAGATGCTCAAGGGAGGGGACGTGACCCTCCACGTGTCCTGCTCCGTCTGCCCGGGGAAGTACCTCATCGTGGCGGGAGGCCAGGTGGGGGCGGTGAAGAGCGCCCTCAAGACGGGCCTGGCGGCGGGGGCGGAGGCGGTGACGGACTCCCTCCTCCTGCCCAACGCCCACCCGGACCTCTTCCCCGCCCTGTCGGGGGCCACGGACCCGGGGGCCCTCGCCTCCCTGGGGGTGGTGGAGACCATGAGCGGCCCCGCCGCGGTGGAGGGGGCGGACGCCGCCGCCAAGGCCGCCCGGGTGCGACTGTTGGAGATCCGCCTGGGCCGGGGCCTGGGGGCCAAGGCCCTCTTCAGTTTCACCGGCGACGTCTCGGAGGTGCGCACCGCCGCCAAGGCGGCGGAAAACCTCATCGCCCCCAAGGGCCTCCTGGTGGACCTGACGGTGATCCCCCGCCCCCACAAGGACCTGCTGCCCTTCGTGGTCTGATCCTCCGACACCTTCCCTCCTCCTCTCCTCCCGCTCCCTTTCGGGGAGCCCGGCGCCCTCCCCTCCCCCGGGAGGGCGCCGGCCGTTGGGGGGAGTTTTCGCCCCTTCCGTCCGTGAAGGAACACGAACTTTCCCTCGGAAGGGAGACTCGATGGACTCCGACTTTCGAACCCTCCTACGTTTCCCAGACAACAAGAAAATGAAATTTACTAAATGAGCCTTTCCCTGAACGTTTCCTTTGGAATCCTCATGAAATTTCTCAATTTGCCCGTTCTCTCAACCTGGAAAGTTCGGTCCAGCAGCAGCCCCGACGGGAGGGGATAGTACCGTTATGCTGCATGATATACTCTTATCAAGAGAAGGTGCATTTTGATAATTACATGTCCAGAGAGCGAGGGTGGTTTTCAATGGAACGCGGTAGAATTTCAAGAAAGCAGGTTTTTAGGGTTGAGATAACGGAATTGACAAAGCAAGGAGAAGAAAACCGAGAATATAATTATGGTAGAGCAAACAAGGACAAGGCAGGGCGTGCTATTGGGTTATTGTTTATATTTATTGCTTTATATCTGGTAATGTATCTATTTACATATATATCTGTTGAATCTGAACATTTTACGCAAACTGCGCCAAAGCGGATAGGGTTAATATTCGAGCTCCTAGGGGGGTTACTTCCCCTGGGAGGGCTCCTTTCATTGGAACAAAGAAAGATTAATGCCAAAAGAGATGATTACTATATTATAATTGGGTTTATGTATATTTTTTGTGGGAAGATAGTCGAAAACGTATCTATGCCCATAGGGCCTATCATGGCTCTTGTGGTCGTAGTCTTTTCATTTTTTTTACACAAACTTGCCAATCCAAAATATTCATGCTCCTTTGCGGCAATTCTTGCGATACTATGGGGTATTGAATTTTGGAACAAGCTATAGTCACGCTTTAGCCCTCCTGCCCTCCCCCAGCGCCCGCAGCCGTTCCGGCAGGGTGGGGTGGCTGCGGGTGAGGGAGGCGGTGAGGGGGTCTTCGGGCAGCCAGGCCAGTTCGTGGGTGCCCAGCTTGGTGAGGGCCCGGGCCAGGGCGTCGGGGTCCGAAGCGTGGTCGAATGCGTACCGGTCCGCCTCGAACTCCTGTCTGCGGGACAGGGCCGCCGCCGCGGGCTCCAGCACCGTCTTGAAGGCCGTCAGGGAGAGCCCCAGGGCCAGGGCCAGCCGTCCGGGCATCTGCCCCGTCAGGCCGAAGGCCCCCCCCAGGGCGGGAAGGTCCAGCAGCAGCGCCGCCGGGGCCAGCAGGGCGGCGTACTGCACCGCCACCAGCCCCAGCCGCCGGTTCAGGTGTCCCGAGGCGGCGTGTCCCACCTCGTGGGCCAGCACCCCCTCCACCTCCTCCGGGGTCAGCGCCGAGATCAGGGTGTCGAACAGGAGGATCCGCTTGGTCCGCCCCAGCCCCGTCACCGCCGCGTTCAGGTGGCTGG
The sequence above is drawn from the Aminomonas paucivorans DSM 12260 genome and encodes:
- a CDS encoding cob(I)yrinic acid a,c-diamide adenosyltransferase, with amino-acid sequence MGRLYTRGGDGGLTRLGDGTAVPKDHRRVETSGLLDQAGAALGLARSLAPEALEEPIRRAQEDLMALMARISRARPDGPIPSPEELEARIEAIRSLCPFPDLFVLPGDSPSGGALHLARTLVRGAERQAVALAREEGADEGVLAALNRTSDLLFALALWADREERVGRIARRVMQELREDPPRCGVGLEEAKDLIEVMEGKAREVGVPMALAVTDETGALAAFLRQDGVLPVSVDLARQKAFTCTRIRMSTGELAPLVQPGAALYGMQNQRDFVVFGGGIPLWRGEVLAGAVGVSGGTVEQDVTVAGAGAEAWKRRGR
- a CDS encoding EutN/CcmL family microcompartment protein; translation: MKLAKVVGSVVATRKDERLVGHKLLVVQTLMPGREGTYRPGRDEVGFAVAVDLVGAGTGETVLLCSGSSARSAAGDLSSPVDLAIVGIVDRSDVDDREVL
- a CDS encoding aldehyde dehydrogenase encodes the protein MAMAKEQLIENVVGRVLSLLGEEGVSSCGYEKVDEAVAAAGAAQKAWQWDFSLEARMRVVDRLRRDLLEGDVIREVSALTLEETGMGRLDDKLIKKRLAVEKTPGPEFFATKATSGDHGLVLEELSPFGVIASITPSTNPVASVFNNTLCMISGGNGVVFAPHPGAVKSTLRALEYVTRSLEASGAPSGLVTTLTQPSMENLGLLMEHRGIQLISATGGPGVVKAALSSGKPAVGAGPGNPPVVVDETADLRAAARDVILGCSFDNNLPCIAEKELFAVNCIADELKKHMLESGAFELKDPKDVGKLMELTLRGGAPNKACVGKSAPWLLEQIGLKVGGDVRVILVETPEDHPFVQVEMLMPLLPLVRVADFDEALAASLRAEHGFRHSAAIHSTHVVHMSRMARAMETTIFTKNAPSYASIGVGGDCPTAFTIATTTGQGPTTPLSFCRTRRCLLHGAFRIV
- a CDS encoding BMC domain-containing protein: MDKALAVVELISVARGVAAADEMLKGGDVTLHVSCSVCPGKYLIVAGGQVGAVKSALKTGLAAGAEAVTDSLLLPNAHPDLFPALSGATDPGALASLGVVETMSGPAAVEGADAAAKAARVRLLEIRLGRGLGAKALFSFTGDVSEVRTAAKAAENLIAPKGLLVDLTVIPRPHKDLLPFVV
- a CDS encoding 4Fe-4S dicluster domain-containing protein; amino-acid sequence: MERGELARRVFEAGVVGAGGAGFPTHVKLAAEGIDTYLINGAECEPLLTVDQHLMEAEAPRLVRAAASVAEALGATRAVFGLKKKYRRQIDALRAAGGEVAEVGNTYPAGDEVILIQEVLGRTVPEGGLPLLVGAVVNNPETLLNVAEALEGRPVTHTYVTLGGAVASRGVWRVPVGTDGAELLAAAGGVTEDDPAYIEGGPMTGKYRFDPHFPVTKATKGLLVVPRTSALVRYETLDVERMLNQARVACCQCVQCTLACSRNLVGYDLEPHRIMRLLAYGPMGLPEVAKQAFLCSECNLCSGLHACPMQLSPRRVNQVLKARMREAGIRPDFPRREIEPRREQPYRQVPSHRLVQRLGLERYEGPSPFRGDLRPSGDLTVLLKQHAGVPAVPCVAPGQVLEAGALLGSPPEGALGARVHAPLGGQVVRVTPEAVILRPAAAGQEG